One genomic region from bacterium encodes:
- a CDS encoding protein-export chaperone SecB, with amino-acid sequence MELKFKIADVKQIESHFALNPDFKPAKDNLINISYGINVSYETKDKMVSVVVSIISDNKNQPFVFNVTTMGLFNFQKVPPKKDLERIAHINCASIIFPYIRESIADLARRAGMPPFHIDPVNFVAMYENQEKTQAGNSRRKRGTPTEVSGMKS; translated from the coding sequence ATGGAACTCAAGTTTAAGATTGCTGATGTTAAGCAAATTGAAAGTCATTTTGCCTTGAATCCTGATTTCAAGCCAGCGAAGGACAATCTCATAAATATCTCTTACGGTATAAACGTGTCCTATGAAACAAAAGATAAGATGGTTAGTGTTGTTGTTTCCATTATTTCGGATAACAAAAACCAACCGTTTGTGTTTAATGTGACCACGATGGGCTTATTTAATTTCCAAAAGGTACCACCAAAGAAAGATTTGGAGAGGATAGCTCATATTAATTGTGCTTCAATAATTTTCCCTTACATAAGGGAGTCTATTGCTGACTTGGCTAGGAGAGCCGGTATGCCGCCTTTTCATATTGATCCAGTAAATTTTGTTGCTATGTATGAAAATCAGGAAAAAACACAGGCGGGGAACTCAAGAAGAAAGAGAGGGACACCGACAGAAGTGTCCGGCATGAAATCGTAA